A window of the Lactuca sativa cultivar Salinas chromosome 7, Lsat_Salinas_v11, whole genome shotgun sequence genome harbors these coding sequences:
- the LOC111894560 gene encoding C-terminal binding protein AN — MSTTAKRDLETRSPATMSYRSTSSPQPSLPLVVTLNCIEDASIEQEYLAGIARVEHVPLSLLAEAKIESAAAVLLHSLAFLPRAAQRRLRPWQIVLCLGSSDRSVDSAIAADLGLGRLVHVDVSRAEEVADTVMALFLGLLRRTHLLSRHALSASGWLGSVQPLCRGMRRCRGLVLGIIGRSASAKSLATRSLAFKISVLYHDVNEEKGKRLSRFPPAARRMDTLNDLLAASDLISLHCALTNDTIQILNAEALQHVKPGAFLVNTGSSQLLDDCAVKQLLIDGTLAGCALDGAEGPQWMEAWVREMPNVLILPRSADYSEEVWMEIREKAVSILQTFFLDDVIPTDAVSDNDEEEDKTLHEDENEVSDKQGKDNNTFQLTDDLNINIKQSSASSSQLQESTLSQTTSPQSEVKRSKKAKKRHARQKSMHKVGESLDKKEDDTAMSSSSQFASPDDESRSKRTPVKSGSKKSLEMLKDGCVISLQARDRAAFHVSRQRAQGGGWFLDTMLNVTKRDPAAQFLVVFRSKDTIGLRSFTAGGKLLQINRRMEFVFASHSFDVWESWTFEGSLEECRLVNCRNPSAVLDVRVEILATVGDEDGITRWLD, encoded by the exons ATGTCGACGACGGCGAAGAGAGATCTGGAAACCAGATCGCCGGCGACAATGTCCTACCGGAGCACTTCTTCACCACAGCCTTCGCTGCCGTTGGTGGTCACTCTTAACTGCATCGAAGACGCGAGCATCGAACAGGAATACCTGGCCGGCATCGCACGTGTCGAGCACGTACCTCTGAGTCTACTAGCAGAGGCGAAGATCGAGTCTGCTGCAGCTGTTCTTCTACACTCGCTCGCGTTTCTACCACGTGCCGCCCAGCGCCGGCTCCGACCATGGCAGATCGTGCTATGCCTCGGCTCGTCTGATCGCTCCGTAGATTCTGCTATCGCCGCTGACCTAGGGCTTGGTAGGCTTGTACACGTGGACGTGTCGCGAGCTGAGGAGGTTGCTGATACCGTGATGGCTTTGTTTCTAGGGCTACTTCGGCGCACACACTTGCTTTCACGCCATGCGCTTTCGGCATCTGGATGGCTCGGGTCAGTCCAGCCACTTTGCCGTGGAATGCGGCGGTGCCGAGGCCTTGTGCTAGGGATTATTGGTCGGTCTGCTTCTGCCAAGTCTTTGGCTACTCGGAGTTTGGCGTTTAAGATTAGTGTGCTCTATCATGATGTTAAtgag GAAAAAGGAAAAAGATTAAGCAGGTTTCCTCCTGCTGCTAGGAGGATGGACACTCTCAATGATTTACTTGCTGCAAGCGACCTCATCTCACTCCATTGTGCCCTAACAAACGATACAATTCAGATTCTAAATGCTGAAGCCCTGCAGCATGTCAAGCcag GGGCATTTCTAGTAAATACCGGTAGCAGCCAGTTATTGGATGATTGTGCAGTAAAACAGCTTTTGATTGATGGCACACTTGCAGGGTGTGCTCTTGATGGAGCCGAAGGGCCTCAGTGGATGGAAGCATGG GTACGCGAGATGCCCAATGTTTTGATACTTCCGCGTAGTGCAGATTACAGTGAAGAAGTTTGGATGGAAATTCGTGAAAAAGCCGTCTCCATATTACAAACTTTCTTCTTGGATGATGTCATCCCCACAGACGCCGTTTCAGATAACGATGAAGAGGAAGACAAAACACTCCATGAAGATGAAAATGAAGTAAGTGATAAACAAGGAAAAGACAACAACACATTTCAACTAACAGATGATCTAAATATAAACATAAAGCAATCATCGGCATCTTCAAGTCAACTGCAAGAGTCAACGTTATCACAAACCACTTCCCCTCAGTCTGAAGTCAAACGCAGTAAAAAAGCTAAAAAAAGACACGCGCGTCAAAAATCCATGCATAAAGTTGGTGAAAGTTTAGATAAAAAAGAAGATGATACTGCCATGAGTTCCAGTTCACAGTTTGCTTCCCCTGATGATGAATCAAGAAGTAAAAGAACACCAGTAAAATCTGGTAGTAAAAAGTCACTTGAGATGTTAAAAGATGGGTGTGTTATTTCTTTGCAAGCAAGAGATCGGGCTGCATTTCATGTGTCTAGGCAGAGAGCTCAAGGTGGTGGCTGGTTTTTGGACACGATGTTGAATGTGACCAAAAGAGATCCAGCAGCACAGTTTCTTGTTGTTTTTAGAAGCAAG GATACGATTGGCTTAAGATCTTTCACTGCTGGTGGAAAATTGTTGCAG ATAAATAGAAGAATGGAATTCGTATTTGCTAGTCATAGTTTCGACGTGTGGGAGAGTTGGACTTTTGAAGGGTCTTTGGAGGAATGTAGACTTGTCAACTGTAGAAATCCATCT GCTGTTTTAGATGTACGTGTGGAGATTCTAGCAACCGTAGGAGATGAGGATGGAATTACTCGCTGGCTTGATTAA